The following are from one region of the Actinoplanes sp. L3-i22 genome:
- a CDS encoding PHP domain-containing protein has translation MGHGHDHDHSSEAAAGTDVPEALDLSIPDSELSPSDNSRRTFLRGAGLLGAGAAAASVFARPGAAAAAGLPHTHDQHGGGDAKGGFKWLAGDHHIHTQYSSDAQYRVLDQAKHGHAYGLDWLVITDHGSVAHAKIGVDKVNPDILKTRAALKGLLTFQGLEWNIPGAEHATVFVHPGKNEVDVLKQFENTYDGSLQPATNTTEQNEALAIQGIKFLGEQVKHRKVDGALFLANHPARRGVDSPHEIRNWRDADPSVAIGFEGAPGHQAAGIPAPNGRGGARGYYDNNPSAASFPGYPLESYRTWGGFDWMTSTVGGLWDSLLAEGKTWWITVNSDSHVVYLDQSVNGANSDFNTNGRYNDPEYSGKPLTTAGDFWPGFYGRTNVGASSFAYKSVMDGLRAGRVWVDHGRLIKGLDARVRQTGDRRSYTGTPLGGVLQVKRGTSTELTLDIDLQDLPNWATFIPKLKRVDVIVGTVTGPVTNKDNFVAPDTRVVKSFEITQTSGSVSLSFDLGRLDKPFYVRVRGTDGNRTQPGLLGAAVDPTGPKLDVIGDADPWGDLWFYTNPIWVLPR, from the coding sequence ATGGGTCATGGCCACGATCACGATCACTCCTCCGAAGCGGCTGCCGGGACCGACGTTCCCGAAGCCCTCGACCTGAGCATCCCGGACAGCGAGCTCTCGCCGTCCGACAACTCCCGGCGCACCTTCCTGCGCGGTGCCGGCCTGCTCGGCGCGGGCGCGGCGGCCGCGTCGGTCTTCGCCCGGCCGGGCGCCGCGGCGGCCGCCGGCCTCCCGCACACCCACGACCAGCACGGTGGCGGTGACGCCAAGGGCGGCTTCAAGTGGCTCGCCGGCGACCACCACATCCACACCCAGTACAGCTCGGACGCCCAGTACCGGGTGCTCGACCAGGCCAAGCACGGTCACGCGTACGGCCTCGACTGGCTGGTCATCACCGACCACGGCAGCGTCGCGCACGCCAAGATCGGCGTGGACAAGGTCAACCCGGACATCCTGAAGACGCGTGCCGCGCTCAAGGGGCTGCTGACCTTCCAGGGCCTCGAGTGGAACATTCCGGGCGCCGAGCACGCGACCGTTTTCGTTCACCCGGGCAAGAACGAGGTCGACGTTCTCAAGCAGTTCGAGAACACCTACGACGGCTCGCTGCAGCCGGCCACCAACACCACCGAGCAGAACGAAGCCCTCGCCATCCAGGGCATCAAGTTCCTCGGCGAGCAGGTCAAGCACCGCAAGGTCGACGGCGCGCTGTTCCTGGCGAACCACCCGGCCCGGCGCGGCGTCGACTCCCCGCACGAGATCCGCAACTGGCGCGACGCCGACCCGAGCGTCGCGATCGGCTTCGAGGGCGCGCCCGGCCACCAGGCCGCCGGCATCCCCGCCCCGAACGGCCGGGGCGGCGCCCGTGGCTACTACGACAACAACCCGTCGGCCGCGTCGTTCCCGGGCTACCCGCTGGAGAGCTACCGCACCTGGGGTGGCTTCGACTGGATGACGTCGACCGTCGGCGGCCTCTGGGACAGCCTGCTCGCCGAGGGCAAGACCTGGTGGATCACCGTCAACTCGGACTCCCACGTGGTCTACCTCGACCAGTCGGTGAACGGGGCGAACAGCGACTTCAACACCAACGGCAGGTACAACGACCCGGAGTACAGCGGCAAGCCGCTGACCACGGCCGGAGACTTCTGGCCTGGCTTCTACGGCCGGACCAACGTGGGCGCGTCGTCGTTCGCGTACAAGTCGGTCATGGACGGTCTGCGCGCCGGCCGCGTCTGGGTCGACCACGGCCGGCTGATCAAGGGACTGGACGCGCGGGTGCGCCAGACCGGCGACCGGCGTTCGTACACCGGCACCCCGCTCGGCGGCGTGCTGCAGGTCAAGCGGGGCACCTCGACCGAGCTGACCCTCGACATCGACCTGCAGGACCTGCCGAACTGGGCGACGTTCATCCCCAAGCTCAAGCGCGTCGACGTGATCGTCGGCACGGTGACCGGCCCGGTCACGAACAAGGACAACTTCGTCGCGCCGGACACCCGGGTGGTCAAGTCCTTCGAGATCACCCAGACCAGCGGGTCGGTCTCGCTCAGCTTCGACCTGGGCCGCCTCGACAAGCCGTTCTACGTCCGCGTCCGCGGCACCGACGGCAACCGCACCCAGCCGGGCCTGCTCGGCGCCGCGGTCGACCCGACCGGCCCGAAGCTCGACGTGATCGGCGACGCCGACCCGTGGGGCGACCTGTGGTTCTACACCAACCCCATCTGGGTCCTCCCCCGATGA